The genomic segment TGAGAAGCCCGCGCCGCCGCGCCCTCTCTTCGCGCAGCCGCGCCGCGGCGGATCGATCGGCGGACTGGTCGACACCGTGCGCGACGCGGCCCCCGGGAACCGCTCGAACGCCCTGTACTGGGCCGCCCGCTCCGCGTGCTCCGACGGCATACCGATCGAGGACGCCGTCGACCAGCTCGGGGCGGCGTACAGCGGCGACGGCGGGCAGCGCCAGGCCGAGGCGACGGTGCGCTCGGCTTACAGGAACCAGCAGAGGAAGGAGGGGCTGTGACCACCGCTCCCGCACCGACCACCAAGGAGACGCGGCAGCCGGGTCCGCCCATCGCGCACCGCGTCTGCATCTACTGCTTCCCGCAGACCCCGGCGCCGGGTGATATCGCGCTGTGCGGCCACGTGTGCCTGGGCATCAGGGCGCACGGTGAGTACCAGTGCTGCGTCGTCTGCGAAGAGCTGTTCGCACCCCACTGCAACGCACACCGAGGCAGGTGCGGCCCATGACCAGCAGCACCCTCATCACCTGCGCCGCCTGCGGCAAGCAGGACGTGCACAAGGCCCGCGGCTGGTGCACCTCGTGCTACCGCCGCTGGCTGCACTACGGCAAGCCGCCCGACGGGCCGCCGCCCCGGCGCGAGGCCGTCTGCGGCACGACCGGCGGCTGGGACAAGCACAAGCGGCTGCGCACCCCGCCGTGCGGCGCCTGCCGGGTTGCACACAACTCAGCGGAGCGCAGGCGCAGGCGGAGGAAGCGCGGCACGACCGGCAAGGAGCGCTACTACTCCACGGCGACGCCGCGCGCCGACTGGTCCACGGAACAGCGGCGGGCGGCACAGGTGACCGCCCTGGTCTCCACCGGCCGCGACGACCGCCTGCTCCTGCTCGAAGCGCTGGGGCTGGCCGAGCCGGACGAAGCGGCCTCAGCGGCAACCGCATGAAGTTTCTGATGGCGTACGGAGAGAGCACATGATCGAGGTTGAAGGGACCTACCCGATCGGCGACCTGGTCCACGAGATCTGCGACCGCCTCGGACTGGACCCCCGACGCGTGGCCCGACTGGACTTCGAGCCGAACCGCTTCTACGCGGTCATGCGCGCCGACGCGTACCGGACGAAGGTCTCACTGGTCAAAGGCCGTCCGGAGCCGTACAGGTACGTCGACCCGGAGACAGGGGACGCCGCGTTGCGCACCTTCGTCTTCCGGGTGACAACCCACCCCTGAACGCCACCGTTCGCCACGCCCCGCCCGCCTTGCCCCGCCCCGCGCGGCGGGCGTAGGGCGGAATCACGACCCGCGCACCCCGGCCGGTGACGGCAATCGCCGACCGGGGCACTTGACCCGGAGAGCAACCTCCATGGCCCGCACAGCAGTTAAGGCCGCGAAGCCTGCGGCGAGCAAGATTCCCGACACGTTTCCCGTTTCCTCTTCCCTCACGCGCCCTCTCGCGCGCTGGAACCTGACCGCCTCCGTCGTCGGGTTCGCCGTCATCCTCGTCGCCCTCGCGGCCGTCGCCGTCGTGGGCATGCGCGTCTCGTGGGTGCCGCTGCGCGACACCGCTGACTCGATCGGCCTGGGCGAGGTGCGGCAGTTCTACCCGCTCGTCATCGACCTGCTGGACGGGCTCGCCGTCGTCGCCTCCATCGCGCTGTACGGCACCACTGGGTACCGGTGGGCGATCGGCACCGTCATCGGACTGACCGCGATCTCGCTCACGCTGAACGTCGCGCACGGCAGCGCGGCGGCCCAGATCACCGCGGCGAGCGACGCCACGACATGGGGGCACGTGATCCTCGCGAGCGCCGCGCCGACCGTCTGCATCGGACTGGGCACCCACCTCGCCTCGCTCACGTGGGCCCGTGTCGCCACGGCGTGGCAGGCGCTGCGTTGCACTGCAACGGGGGGCGTTGCAGTGCAACGCGAGTCCGTTGCACCCGTTGCACAGCGGCCCGCCGCATGGGTCGGCCAGGCTCCCGCGGGGGCCCGGCTGCTCGACGTCTGGCCGCTGTGCTGCACCGCCCCTGCAACGGACGCCACGGGGGGCGTTGCACCCGTTGCGCTGATGTCCGTGGCCCGTGGCGAGACCATGACCACGCGCGAGGTCGCCGAGTTCTGCCACGTGCCGACGGACACCGTCCGCTCGTGGAAGGCGCGGGGCAAGCTGACGCCCGTCGACACCGGGCCGGGCGGCGCGAACCTCTTCGCCGTGGCCGACGTCGTGAAGCTGCCGGGGGAGTCGTCGTGACGACCATGCCCGCACCCGTCAGCCTCACCAAGCAGCCGTCCGAAGTACCGCACGAGGAAGCGGCGCCGCGCCCCGTCGACAACCCGAAGCTGCCCGCGCCGGGCATCACGATCGAGAAGCGCCGCCCGATCCTCGCCTCGTGGCTGACGACCAGGAAGGACTTCCTGGCCACGGCCCGGCACGTGGGCGCCAACGTGGGCTACGCGGCGCTGTACCACGGTCTGCGCACCTGCTCCGGCGTGTATGCCTGCCGCCTCGCCCTGCGGGCGCCGCGCGGGGCTGTGCGCCTGGCCGGCGCGGCGAGCCGCTGGCTGTGGGATCGCGAGGCGGCCCCCTTGCGGGACTACGCGGTGCGCAGTGAGGACGTCGGCAGCTATCTCGCCCTGTCCCGCAAACGCGATCACCGCGTGCGGCTGCGCGGCCTGGTCACCGTCCTCGCCTCTCTGATCGGGCTCGGCTTCGCGCTCACGGTGTACGTGATGGCGCCGCAGTGGATGTGGGCGTTCGCCGCGGCGGGCGTGCTCGCGCTCGGCTACGCGGGGCAGGAGCTGGACGCCCCCGTCATCGGGCCCGCAGTCCTCAAGACCGAGGTGCAGAAGCTGACCAGCTCGATCGTCATGCGGGCGCTCGGGGCGATCGGCGACACCCGGATCA from the Streptomyces venezuelae genome contains:
- a CDS encoding MerR family transcriptional regulator, whose product is MARTAVKAAKPAASKIPDTFPVSSSLTRPLARWNLTASVVGFAVILVALAAVAVVGMRVSWVPLRDTADSIGLGEVRQFYPLVIDLLDGLAVVASIALYGTTGYRWAIGTVIGLTAISLTLNVAHGSAAAQITAASDATTWGHVILASAAPTVCIGLGTHLASLTWARVATAWQALRCTATGGVAVQRESVAPVAQRPAAWVGQAPAGARLLDVWPLCCTAPATDATGGVAPVALMSVARGETMTTREVAEFCHVPTDTVRSWKARGKLTPVDTGPGGANLFAVADVVKLPGESS